The genomic window TTAACCTGTGTTAGCCTCTCCGTCAGCAGAAACAGCACTCCTCGAACTGTGgtatttgctttttttttccatttaaaggcacaattggtaattactcaaaataattattatcataaaaccgtacttggtaacgagtaatggggagaggttgatagtataaaacattgtgagaaatggctcctctgaagtaaagtaactttcgagaaggaagtaattttccacgaatttgatatcgagttctcagatttagaacttgaggtctcgaaatcatgcatcggaaagcacataacctcgtgtgacaagggtgttttttctttctttgctctctcgcaacttggacgaccaattgagttcaagttttcacaggtttgttattttctgcatttgttgagatacaccaagtgggaagactggtctttgacaattaccaatagtgtccactgtttttaaacCCCCGCCATGCTGTTGAGTTGCTTATAGTCATTGCATCAGAGGTACAGAATGTCATTTTGATTTTACTCCTACATTGTACAGCGTTAtaccttaaagggtttgggtattttttgttggacacaaaacacagtgtccactgACTTACAATAAActgacacagtttgaagataatgatggtagaaagcttcccttaaacaggtaaaaatattacttgctgaggtgttgtagtttttgagaaattaataaaaaaaaatcacaaaaatagcAATATTTGTTACCTATTTTTTCCTCATGAAAAGTACTAAGAAACTTATCAGACGATGGAACCTGTTTGCAGATAAtcatggtagaaagcttccctaaaataATACTTgatgaagtgctgtagtttttaggaatttagtaaaacaatgtcaccaaaataatgttcatctcaggagcgaaaaattattttgagcatgtACAACATGTTTATGGGACTCTTTtggaaacattgctctgtgattttcgtTATGTTCTCAAACACTTAACGACTAATTATATTagatacatcttcattcacagtgactagggattcatgtcatgggcaAAAACTTGTGACACCATGCCTGGCCAGCAACACCAGTCAGCTTGTCATTGATAGataaagtatgtttttttttttgctttcacaACAGTTTGCTTACCAAGGCAATCGTCAACAGATGGTTGTTGGAGTGCCCCCACAGGGTGTGTACTACCCCCCTGGCAGTAAGTATGACATTCTAGAAAAAGGGAAataaagggtagcgacgaggtCTTTAAcatccgtttaaaaccggcagggtcgttgctgtgtgataaaggcccgagctgaaggcgagggcctttaacGCACGACaacgatcctgcaaggtttttaatggatgttaaagaacaagtcactactcttttattcagCTGCTTctccttgtgtttttttgtttaattagttcCTAGCTGTTTTGAAAGGGTTCCTGTGCCAGGAGTGTCACCTGTGACAGACATTGCGCATTATAAGTTTcctttattattagtattatgattattaaattaattatcTTTATCTCCAATGTGTtacttgtggaagtgtcgtggccgagcggttaagtgcaccgaattcaagctctggtgtttctgatcagcagagtgtggcttCGAATCCCCCgggcgtgacacttgtgtccttaatcaAGACACTTTTTAAGTGTtaaaaccattgctttgtcctatgaatgggacgttaagccgttggtaccgtgtgttgtgtaactcaccaaaagaaccaagtgcacttttcgaaaagagaaggggttcgccctggtgttcctggtttgattttggcagcatattgcgcaaaagcaccttgtaaaccattacatggtgctaaggattaggtctcataattcaaacttcgtcccaatcaccttgcagtaaatacgtagtgctttgtatcctttggcagaAGGTGCGTTATGGCAGAAGGTGCGTtataaaaacagttattaattaattcattcattcattcattcattcattaataattgtaaattctcattgatattttgttttgattgcagCTAACCAGTTTGTCATGCAACCACAATCCCAGTACGCCATGCAGCCTCAAGCGCAATACTTCGTGCAGCAACCACAGACACAGTACGCCGTGCAGCCTGCTCAAATGTACCAAGCCCAACCCCAGGGGCAGATGCAACCTCTGCCCCAGGGGCAGATGCAACCTCCAGCCCAGGGGCAGATGCAACCTCCACCCCAGGGACAACCTCAACCCCAGATTCAACATGCTCCTCAAGGACAGATGCAACCTCCACCCCAAGGGCAGTATCCATCCCAAGCGGAGGAGCAAGTTCATCCAGAGGCACCGCTTACTAATAAGGAGGATCTGAAGCAGCAGCTTACCAACTAATCTGTCCGCTTAGCAGCTAAGGGGGTATGATTGCACAAGTTACTAATAAGCACCTTGCTTTAGTACTCAATTTTCTCTTAagcattttgtattgtaacatatttttttatttaaatgcactggacactacaggGTATTACTtaataatagaccttatgcacatgacgtcatttcagtagggcgccctcacctagaggtcaaaaggaggttgttcattggccaatcctgtgcaccGCGCGTACAAAACGCACCGTgcatttcgattgtttcgtcaccgtttttccactaagatggccgctggatgacgtcaatgcataaggtctattgttagcataaaaacggacttggtaacaagcaatggaaagctgttggtagtgctaaacattgtgtgaaacagttccctctgaagtaacttagttttttttttcactcaaataataaaatacttcaggcctgaacaaatgtgtgtgcaacaagggtgttttttctttcattattcatgCTCTTACAACtttcatgaccaattgagtccaaattttcacaggttattctTGCATTATATGTTaccaaaattaccaaaagtgtctattGCCTTTAAAGTGGTTCATAATTCTTCTGAAATCTAATATCTTTCtcacttgttttttatttggtgtttagaagtaaactttttaacattattaattactaacttaaagtcacctggaaatataattttttttctttcaaacataagagtatatgcttacaaacaataaaacaatttttttagtaattgtttgtcacgatttatatgtttaaaaaatgtattaagTTGTTTGGGgagctgactccgcctaccccttttgtgacgtcaatcaaggcagactttgcctgcaatgcgtatagtaaacacacgtgcaaagtacatgtacgtccaagtcgtgagttggtacatttcaaaaagtgtttttctgcattcagcagcaatacacatggtcggcattgccggaaaaagacccaaatttttttttttgaaacgtacaaactctagacttggtccgtacatgtactttgcaattgtgtttactctacgcattacaggcaaagtctgcctcgattgatgtcacgaacagtgccctctcgggtcggggtctactcttaaatttgtaaataacataggaactgattttttaaaaccttagttaactgtttattcacattccactcatcaaaacacaaatattagtgacaaaagctttattttgaaaaaataccacttccaggtgactttaagtttttcCAAAGTGTGAAATGAGAAACTACAGTTTAATCAAGAAAATAGTGATATGTATATTTcgaaacttttatttttgtagcAGTGTTAGTGTTTTAGAGAGCCTTTTTAATCCAAAGAAATGTACTATAATTGAATCACATGTACATCTTATATCAAAAGCTTGCATTAGGTTTTATTCAGGCACATAATGTTCAGTACTAGGTTGACTAGAAGTTAAAGAGACACATCACTGTGGATTTAACGcttttttgtatacaaatttTTGGTCTTATGAAATGAATTGGTTTGAAAGATGTCTTGAAAGaggaatataatgatcaacacaaatatacCGCGAAAGtatgtggtttttcttttacttcatgaactacatgtaacacTGGCCAGCTTTTTGTAAAGCCAAATGTCTGACTCCACACAAAGTGGCGAACTGTGTTAGTTCatcaagtaaaaagaaaaccacacagttagtatatttgtgtggattattatattccaTTATTAAGTTATCTTTCTGACCaaattcattttataacaatactTTTTTAAGAGGCCAAAGTACCCAATTTGgtggcaatgtgtccctttaagatttAACAATCTAAAGAgagactttaaagccattggacactttccgtaaacagtattgtcttcaggctcacacttcgtgtatcacaacttatacacaaaataacaaacctgtgaaaattaaggctcaattggtcatcggagtcgggagaaaataacgggagaacccacccttgtttccacacgtttcaccgcgtcgtgacatgtgtttaaaattaatccgtaatcgtaatggtgaaagacttctcttgaaataatattccatgaaatgctttactttttgagaaaacattaaaacaatatcaattctcgatatcgagaattacggatttattttaaacacatgtcatgacacggcgaaatgtgcggaatcaagggtgggttttcgtggtttttctcctgactccgttgatcaattgagcctaaattttcacaggtttgttattttatatataagttgtgatacatgaagtgtaggccttggacaatactgttaaccgaaaatgtccaatggcttacaAAGTAAATATGATTTTAAACAAATCTGGATAAGAGCTTTGCTTTTTCCGTCAAAACCATTTTGACCATGTGCCCAAGTTTTAGCGTTACtgtaaactgttattttatgtcCTGTAGAACGAATGAGCTTCAGTATACTAGAAAAAggtgagtttaaaatatcaccTGACAATTCCACTTGCATTGTGGGAATTCAATTTGGCTACCAAATCTAGTGACCATAATAATAGGTGCATCGGGGATATCAactattaatttgggtttttacccatatacagcGGTGTGTGTATGCATTGTATTCTAGGTACTTACCCGAGCTCGGtaaaagaaatcacaggcataatacttgAGCGGGAtacaaaccaatgacctttgcTATTCTGAAATTTTGTCATGACTTTATCTTGTTTTGTCGATATGTCTATGAGTGTCTTATTGTGAACTTGTTAGTGTGTATAtaattttttatacaaatatggggttaatttaaaacaatttcacgtTATCTTCACAGTGCCTTCTTGAGATTGATTCTTAGCTCCGAATCTGGCAgccattttaaaatttgttttctctctgaaatgcttttgaaattgtcaaGAACAAAAAGTTATATCTGAAATTGAAAGTATTGCCATTTTTTGTAGGTGGTAAAAAagaagcatgtttttttttaaaccttgatTCGTACTTTTATGTGCTAATGTTTAGTACATTGTGCACAACAGCATCGCTCTACTAAAACAACTAAGAATTACTGCAGATTTATTCTTTTAACAATATTGTAGGCCTATGTAGCTATGAAATTGTAATTTTACATACTTGCTTATGTATAATTATACAGAGTACAAAATTTAATTAGAtaacaatttaaagaaaaagaaaagaaaaaaaaatctttatttttGTGGAGGAAGTTATAACATGTATAAACTTCAGTTTGAAACATTAATGGAAAAGGTTAGAAAGGGCAAAGCATAGCTTCTGTTTTTGAATCAGtccgattgttttaatcttatatAGATTTTGATTCTACAATAAAACTATtcgtgaaaacaaaattatgtgaaAGGGTTGTAGCGTTTTTCAGATTGGCAACACTTTGCAGCGGATATTATGTCCACGAAGGAAGACTGAGAAGCATTTctcagaagaaaaacaaatgctCTTGATTCCCctttctcttaaaggaacattacagaattggtaagaaaagaaATGGTGGAgattacagatttacataaaacttaacaAATGATGATTGTAGAAAACAACATTTGAAGATACTTCTGACTGAAATAGTTAGAACAattttcccgtttggagttaatcgctcggttttcacacacacaaaaattctCAGATGGTCGATCGAACTCGAACATGGTGGGTTACATTAAATGCCGACAGTCGGTAAATGTTTCGTTcgcaaaagaagaaaacaaaaatctgtaattttcctttaaacTACATTTGAAGGGAATCGGTTATCAGAATGTTTACGTGTGTGGCGTATAACAGTTTTCATGCAGTAAAATAATTAAAGTCAGGGCTTCATTAAAACCGAATGATGTTTTCAAAGGAAATGAAAAGTCGATCTGGgtgttaaaaacaataatagtaGGTTACCGCACACGTAAAGGCATACCATTCAGTTGATGTTGGAATAATTATTAGCGAAGTACATAGTATTTGGTGGGCGGCGCAGCATATAACGTTGATTCCTATTTTTTAAGATGTGTAAGCTATGCTTTATGGGAGCACAATTCTGTCACTTGATTTTTATTGGTGGATAATCGTGACATATAATTGACTCTAAGACTGGTGTGGAGTCAAATATTCAGCAACGCAGGAGAAAGTGACTGTATTATCGTTAGCCGCAGTACTAAATAACTTTCCTGCAGCAATAGAGGGCGTTGGCTGGCTGTCAAAAATGTTGTCCCTGCCAGAGCAGGATGGCCACGCTTGCTGAACACACATCTCTCCGCAAATCATTGTTCGTCACTATAGCTCCGCTAGTCGGTTTTTTAACACGAAAACACAACCGAATGTCATTCTGGAAGCCGGTGACTAAAGACACAAGAGATCCTGACACATTTGAAGTTGCAATTTGGTAAGTTTACTTTGGTTTGATTGTCTTCCAATTATGTGATAAAATTGAAACGATACCTCGTCACTCGAGCCTGACTATGATTCGAGTCGTCGTtctaacattaaaggaacacgttgacttGGATCGGATAAGTTGGTCTATCAAatcgtttataaccgtttgttataaatttcatgtggttggaaagatgttttacttacttacttacgaTTGATGGGAGAAATTGTTTAGGCTTATGCCTTTGTGACCCCATATCCTATCATTGATTCCTTCCAATAGGCATCGAGCTCTTTCTTGAAAGTTGACACTGTTTTGGCATTTACTACTTTGTGTGGGAGAATGTTCCAATCGTTAATTACTCGCTGTGAAAAGAAGTTCCTTCTGCACgcaatgtttttgttgagaGTTGGCTTGTACAATTTAAGAGAGTGGCCCCTCGTACTGCTGTTTCTAGCTGTATTTAAGAATTTCTTGCAGTCGACTTTCTCCAGTCCCTTGAGCAGCTTAAATGTTTCAATAAGGTCACCTCTTAGTCGTCTTTGTTCTAGTGTGTATAAGTTCAGGGCTTGAAGCCTTTCTGTGTAAGGGAGGCTTTTCAACTGTGGCACCAACTTGGTAGCTCTCCTCTGTACCTTTTCTAAAACTAGCTTGTCTTTCTTTAATCCAGGGTTCCAGGCTTGAACACAATACTCCAAATGTGGCCTTATGTAGGTCTTGTACAGAATTGAAAAGCTGTCGACATCTATGTACTTAAAGGATCTTCTCACGACTCAAAGACTGTTCACACCCTTTAGTGCAGCTTTCGTACATTGTGTGCTCTGCTTGAAGTCATTGGATATAAACACTCCAAGGTCTTTCTCTATGTCAGTTGTGCCCAAGGTTGTCTCGCCCATGTGATAGTTGCAGTGTGGATTGCCTGATCCAATATGCATAGATTTGCATTTATCAGCATTAAAACGGAGCAGCCATTTTTCTGACCATTTCTGGAGGTTGTCTAAGtcgcactgaatctttgctgcATCTTCTACTTTATTTACAGTGCTGTATAATTTGGTATCATCGGCAAACATTTTGATGTTACTTTTCACGTGGTCTGGTAGGTCGTTGACGTACAAAATGAATAAGATGGGTCCCAGTACCGACCCCTGGGGGACGCCGCTCATTACATCAGTTGAGTTTGACGATGCTCCTCCTACAGACACTTTTTGAGTTCTCCCGGTCAAGAAGGGTTTGATCCAATTGGAAACTTTTCCATCATAACCATATGCTCGTAGTTTTTCTAACAGCCTTTTATGTGGAACCGAATCAAACGCCTTCTGGTAATCCAGGAATATGATGTCAACAGCCTCGCCTTCGTCCAGACTGTTCGTGATGTCTTCAAAAGTCTCCAGTAGATTGGTAAGGCATGACTTGCCATGCATAAAACCATGCTGGCactcttaaaaaatattttgattctTTGCGTGCTCTAACATTCTTTCACGTATTATAGTTTCCAAAATCTTACAGGGAATGCAGGTGAGACTAACGGGTCTATAATTGCCAGCCTTGGTTTTAGAGCCCTTCTTGAAGATCGGGGTTACTCTTGCTATCTTCCAGTCACTCGGTAGTTCACCGCTTTCAAGAGATTTCCTAAATAGCAGGAAGAAAGGCCTTGCTAGTTCTTGGCTGCACTCCTTTAGTATCTGGGGGTGAATGTTGTTAGGTCCTGGGCATTTGTCTGGGTTTAAGGCGTCGAGCCTCTTCTTTACTTCATCCTCTGTTAAAGCAATGTCACTTAGGAAGCAGTTAATCCCAACTTGCCGATCCATCTGTGGCATTTCTCCATCCGGTTCATTGGTGTAGACAGAATGGAAGAACTTACTTAGAATTTCTGCTGCATCCTGGTCTGTATCAGTTAAGTCTCCATTCGGTTTCTCGAGTTGTGATACTCCCACTCTAACTTTTTGCTTGTTCCTAATGTAGCTGTAAAATGCCTTGGGTTTCTGCTTAAACTGTTTCATCAATTTATGCTCGAATTCAGCTTGTGCCTTTCTCACTAACTTTCTTGTcttgttgttttgctttt from Asterias amurensis chromosome 17, ASM3211899v1 includes these protein-coding regions:
- the LOC139950061 gene encoding uncharacterized protein, with amino-acid sequence MTINSAAATPYFKRLRTFATSYFYFYMILGHVHRNLSRRNFNKTNYNQMKNHFRSIDWEDEMEDLTYEEAWQLLKDNYDQAVNDSVPLQKDKKKYKPQWLKSSVKKSIKKKYALYQKCRRTENYRDYVEYKKQNNKTRKLVRKAQAEFEHKLMKQFKQKPKAFYSYIRNKQKVRVGVSQLEKPNGDLTDTDQDAAEILSKFFHSVYTNEPDGEMPQMDRQVGINCFLSDIALTEDEVKKRLDALNPDKCPGPNNIHPQILKECSQELARPFFLLFRKSLESGELPSDWKIARVTPIFKKGSKTKAGNYRPVSLTCIPCKILETIIRERMLEHAKNQNIF